From the Pseudomonas sp. VD-NE ins genome, the window CGCCGGGGTGTTGCCCAACTGCTTGGCGACACCTTTGACCATTTCCACTACGTGCCGTTTGGCCTCGGTCTCGGACTGCCATTGCAACTCGCGTAACACCGCCAGCGCCAAAGCACTGCCGGCCCAAGTACGGTAATCCTTGGCGGTGAAATCAGCGCCGGTCAGCGTCTGCAGGTAAGCGTTGACGTCGGAAGAGCTGACGGTGTGCCGCTCGCCGTTTTCATCCAGATACTGAAACAGGTTCTGCCCGGGAATTTCCAGGCAACGCTTGATGATGCGCGCCAGACGCCGATCCTTGACGGTGATCTGATGTTCGATGCCGCTCTTGCCGCGGAACTGGAACAGAATCGCGCTACCGTTGACCTCGACATGTCGGCTGCGCAGTGTGGTCAGGCCGTAGGAGCGATTGTCCCGCGCGTATTGCGTGTTGCCAACGCGGATCAGCGTGGCATCGAGCAGGGTGATCACCGTGGCCATGACCTTGTCGCGACTGAAACCGGGCGCGGCCAACAACGCCTCCAGTTGCTTGCGCAATTTCGGCAGCGCCAGACCGAACTCGCGCAGCCGCGAATACTTGTCGGCATCGCGCACTTCGCGCCAGCGAGCGTGATAACGATATTGCTTGCGGCCTCGGGCATCACGACCGGTGGCTTGCAGATGACCGCGCGGATCCGGGCAGATCCACACGTCGGTATAGGCTGGCGGCACTGCGAGGGCATTGATGCGTTTGATTTCGTCCGGATCGTTGATGCGCTGGCCTGACGGTTCGAAATAGCTGAACTTGCCGCGCAGCTTTTTGCGGGTGATACCGGGCTGGGTGTCGTCGACATAATGCAGGTCGGATGGCAGGTCGGCAGTCAGCACGGTGTCGGGCATGGCAGTTTCCTTAAATGGCGCGGCGGTCTGTAAAACGATTGACCGCACGCCGTTGCCGTGGTGCCGAATGATTTAGGCGAGGACCGCAACCGCTTTGATCTGCGCCCATAATTGCTGGCCCGGGTGCACGCCCAACTGGTCCCGGGAATAGCGTGTGATGCGCGCGAGCAGCGGGGTGCCGCCAGCATCCAGGCGAATCAGCACATGGGCAGCGTTGTCGGCCGATTGTTCGCTGACCACCGTCACCGGCAGTCGATTGAGAATGCTGCTGAACTCGCTGTTCTGCAGGCTCAGGCTGATATCCCGCGCATGCACTTTGCAGCGCAAGGCCTGCCCCAGCGCCATCGGCGCGTGCGTCACCCGAATGCTCATCTCGGTCGCCGGCAATTGCAGGCTCAGCAATTGATAATCCGCGTCGTAGGCACAGACCTGGCCTTCAATGATCACCCCCGCGTCATCGCCCATCGCCATCGGCAGATCCAGACGCGCAAGGGTTTCGCCGATCGGGCCGCTGGCCAGCGCTTTGCCTTCGCTGAGCAACACCAGGTGATCGGCCAGTCGCGCCACTTCATCCTGGGCATGACTGACGTACAACACGGGAATGTCCAGTTCGTCATGCAGGCGTTGCAGATACGGCAGGATTTCACTTTTGCGCTGGCTGTCGAGAGCGGCCAATGGTTCGTCCATCAACAGCAGTTTCGGGCTGGTCAGCAGCGCGCGGGCGATGCCGACGCGCTGGCGTTCGCCACCTGACAGATGCTGTGGATGGCGCTCGAGCAAATGACCGATGCCCAAGAGTTCGGTGGCCTGCGCCATGTCGACCCGACGCTGGGACTTGGCGATGCGCTTGAGGCCGAATTGCAGATTGGCCAGCACTGACAAGTGTGGAAACAGGCTGGCTTCCTGAAACACATAGCCGAGCGCACGTTTGTGTGGCGGGACAAAAATACCGTTGTCGCTGTCCTGCCAGACTTCATCGTTGATCTGGATAAAGCCCTGTTCGGCGCGTTCAAGGCCGGCAATGCAACGCAGGCAAGTGGTTTTGCCCGAGCCAGAATGCCCGTAAAGCGCCGTCACGCCGCGTCCCGGCAAGTTCAGGTCGACGTCGAGGCTGAAACCCGAATAGGCAATGTTCAGACGTACATCAATCATCAGTCAGCTCCAGCCAGCGCGGGTCTTGCGGCTGGAGTACAGCGCCAGCAACACCAGAAACGAGAACACCAGCATTGCCCCGGCCAGCCAGTGGGCCTGGGCGTATTCCATCGCTTCGACGTGGTCGTAGATTTGCACGGAAACCACGCGGGTCTTGTCGGGAATGTTGC encodes:
- a CDS encoding DNA topoisomerase IB, coding for MPDTVLTADLPSDLHYVDDTQPGITRKKLRGKFSYFEPSGQRINDPDEIKRINALAVPPAYTDVWICPDPRGHLQATGRDARGRKQYRYHARWREVRDADKYSRLREFGLALPKLRKQLEALLAAPGFSRDKVMATVITLLDATLIRVGNTQYARDNRSYGLTTLRSRHVEVNGSAILFQFRGKSGIEHQITVKDRRLARIIKRCLEIPGQNLFQYLDENGERHTVSSSDVNAYLQTLTGADFTAKDYRTWAGSALALAVLRELQWQSETEAKRHVVEMVKGVAKQLGNTPAVCRKCYIHPAVVEKFMLGALAELPRPRVRKGLRAEEVALAMFLERMSEMTEAP
- the modC gene encoding molybdenum ABC transporter ATP-binding protein, with the protein product MIDVRLNIAYSGFSLDVDLNLPGRGVTALYGHSGSGKTTCLRCIAGLERAEQGFIQINDEVWQDSDNGIFVPPHKRALGYVFQEASLFPHLSVLANLQFGLKRIAKSQRRVDMAQATELLGIGHLLERHPQHLSGGERQRVGIARALLTSPKLLLMDEPLAALDSQRKSEILPYLQRLHDELDIPVLYVSHAQDEVARLADHLVLLSEGKALASGPIGETLARLDLPMAMGDDAGVIIEGQVCAYDADYQLLSLQLPATEMSIRVTHAPMALGQALRCKVHARDISLSLQNSEFSSILNRLPVTVVSEQSADNAAHVLIRLDAGGTPLLARITRYSRDQLGVHPGQQLWAQIKAVAVLA